In Panacibacter ginsenosidivorans, the following proteins share a genomic window:
- a CDS encoding dipeptidase, giving the protein MRIILFVLTMLLIDHAYAQSYKKIHRKAIVADTHNDILMKAADKGIVFDQDLTGKTHSDLARWKKGGLDVQLFSVYCDGDVKNPFAFANREMDSLDAVVARNPDKIAKVSSYDELIKTVKQHKIAAMFGVEGGHMIEDDLNKLDSLYKRGARYLTLTHNIAPSWATSAAEETSNPNLQHKGLTDFGRQVVQRMNQLGMIIDVSHAGDQTFWDVIKISTKPVIASHSSVYSLVPHPRNLKDEQIKAIARNGGVIQINFNPGFIDSSFGAKEKAFLIRHAAENDSLIKSGMGDFYTMDYLYNKYAEEANQIRPPLSLVIRHIEYIIKLVGVDYVGLGSDFDGINLTPLQLDDVTNYPLITKALVEKGYSKTDITKILGGNFLRVLKANEVK; this is encoded by the coding sequence ATGAGAATAATACTATTCGTACTCACTATGCTTTTAATAGACCATGCATATGCGCAGTCTTACAAAAAAATACATCGCAAAGCTATTGTGGCAGATACACACAACGACATATTGATGAAGGCTGCTGATAAAGGAATTGTATTTGACCAGGATCTTACAGGTAAAACGCATAGCGACCTGGCACGCTGGAAAAAAGGGGGACTCGATGTTCAATTATTTTCTGTTTACTGTGACGGCGATGTGAAAAATCCATTTGCTTTTGCCAACAGGGAAATGGATAGTCTCGATGCTGTAGTGGCAAGAAATCCGGATAAGATTGCAAAAGTCAGCAGCTATGATGAACTTATAAAGACTGTAAAGCAACATAAAATTGCTGCAATGTTTGGTGTGGAAGGCGGCCACATGATAGAAGATGATCTGAATAAATTAGATTCATTATATAAACGAGGCGCAAGATATTTGACCCTGACACATAACATAGCACCTTCCTGGGCAACAAGCGCGGCAGAAGAGACAAGCAACCCAAACCTACAGCACAAAGGGCTTACAGATTTTGGCAGGCAGGTAGTACAACGTATGAACCAGCTTGGGATGATCATAGACGTAAGCCATGCCGGGGATCAAACCTTCTGGGATGTTATTAAGATAAGCACAAAACCTGTTATCGCTTCGCACAGTTCAGTATACAGCCTTGTGCCGCATCCCCGAAATTTAAAAGACGAGCAAATAAAAGCTATTGCTAGAAATGGTGGTGTGATACAGATAAACTTTAACCCGGGGTTTATCGACAGCAGCTTTGGTGCCAAAGAAAAAGCTTTTCTTATAAGACATGCTGCAGAAAATGATTCTCTTATCAAAAGCGGTATGGGTGATTTTTATACGATGGATTACCTGTATAATAAATATGCGGAAGAGGCAAACCAGATACGGCCGCCTTTGTCCCTGGTGATCCGGCATATTGAATACATCATAAAATTGGTGGGAGTTGATTATGTGGGCCTGGGTTCAGACTTTGATGGAATTAATCTTACACCGTTGCAACTGGATGATGTTACAAATTATCCGTTGATCACAAAAGCATTGGTTGAAAAAGGATATAGTAAAACGGATATAACTAAAATTCTCGGCGGTAATTTTCTAAGGGTTTTAAAAGCTAATGAAGTAAAATAA
- a CDS encoding response regulator yields the protein MKRILLADDHSFIRLGLIQILKDEYPSVEIKEVGDGDALVKEVMQQDWDLVISDLDMPGKNGLEALEQIKLLKPKLPVLILSVFTEDLYAVRVIKAGASGYMNKNAAPYELVTAIQRILLGRKYITAEIAEKLLSNPDADKKPHELLSNREFEIFKMLALGKTISQIADSLSLALTTISTYRGRIMEKLNLSTNSELTRYAITNHIISDINL from the coding sequence ATGAAACGAATACTTTTAGCCGATGATCATAGCTTTATACGGTTAGGCCTTATCCAGATATTGAAAGATGAATATCCATCTGTTGAAATAAAAGAAGTAGGCGATGGTGATGCATTGGTAAAAGAAGTAATGCAGCAAGACTGGGATCTCGTAATATCAGACCTTGACATGCCTGGCAAAAATGGCCTGGAAGCATTAGAACAAATTAAACTTTTAAAACCTAAATTACCAGTTTTGATCCTAAGCGTTTTTACAGAAGATCTTTATGCAGTAAGGGTTATAAAAGCAGGCGCATCGGGTTACATGAACAAGAACGCAGCTCCCTATGAATTAGTTACAGCCATACAGCGTATACTCTTGGGAAGAAAATATATTACAGCAGAGATTGCTGAAAAGTTATTGTCAAACCCCGACGCCGATAAAAAACCACATGAATTACTCAGCAACAGAGAATTCGAAATTTTTAAAATGCTTGCATTAGGAAAAACTATCTCGCAGATTGCAGACTCACTCTCATTAGCACTCACCACCATCAGCACCTACAGGGGAAGGATCATGGAAAAACTAAACCTGTCTACCAATTCAGAACTAACGCGCTACGCAATAACAAACCATATCATTTCGGATATCAACCTGTAA
- a CDS encoding PAS domain S-box protein — protein sequence MSRRVLIQVIALLLITVFLILLIAAPHYRRMEPLQFYLLLALVFLALILLLLLFLRARQLSVENRKYIAERDESEAKIIKANRLYLLISQINQMIVKTTDEATLFKEACRIAIETGKFKMAWVGIIDESTRILRPVMHDGMDLEYLSAIKIIADNRVPEGRGPTGTALLEGKYVFCNDIETDPRMVPWRTEALKRNYLSSIALPIMKSGKLIGAFTLYADTKNFFDAEEIALLEETARDISFALDVFEKEMLRKRAEAVILERERRYQTLAESSPVGIFHTDASGYTTYVNPMWSLISGLPFQEALGDGWFSVVHPEDKPALVKGWQEATKKQTTSSTEYRFVRPDGTIAWVIGQAVPERNAEHEIIGYVGTITDITEHKKAEQEIARIYKEKETALNRIKDRVISLDNEWRYTFLNDAAMVIHPEGKKEIIGKTIWEVHPELIGTNFQKNYQDAMRAKKVVEFEDYYAPMDSWFFAKVYPSDDGLTVFYKDITEQKKAEEDIRSTNEKLRQLTTHLQTIREEERKRIGREIHDELGQQLTAIKMDVAWIDKKIPEETTLLKAKLKNIMTLLDGSNQSIRRILSELRPGVLDENGLLEAMQWLDSQFTANTGIPVIFSTVEKKIRSSEPIANCIFRVYQEALTNITRYANAHKVFSSLNITGDNIVVTIEDDGQGFDMASVKNKKSFGILGMKERVLSLGGAFELISSPGKGTKIIISLPYITSDNS from the coding sequence ATGTCCCGAAGAGTGCTGATACAAGTCATTGCATTGCTTTTAATAACTGTGTTTCTCATCCTGCTTATCGCTGCCCCACATTACAGGCGCATGGAGCCACTGCAATTTTATCTTTTACTTGCTCTTGTTTTCTTAGCGTTGATTTTATTGTTATTACTTTTTTTGCGTGCCCGGCAATTATCTGTAGAGAACAGGAAATACATTGCAGAGAGAGACGAATCAGAAGCAAAGATTATTAAAGCAAACAGGTTGTATCTTCTTATCAGTCAGATCAATCAAATGATTGTAAAGACTACTGATGAGGCAACACTTTTTAAAGAAGCCTGCAGGATTGCAATAGAGACTGGTAAATTTAAAATGGCATGGGTAGGCATAATAGATGAAAGCACCAGGATACTAAGACCTGTAATGCATGATGGGATGGATTTGGAATATCTATCTGCCATAAAAATTATTGCAGATAATCGTGTGCCGGAAGGAAGAGGACCAACGGGTACTGCTTTGCTGGAAGGAAAATATGTATTCTGTAATGATATAGAAACCGACCCAAGAATGGTTCCGTGGAGAACAGAAGCTTTGAAACGTAACTATCTTTCTTCAATAGCGCTTCCTATTATGAAATCAGGAAAACTTATAGGAGCCTTTACACTATATGCTGATACAAAAAATTTTTTTGATGCAGAAGAAATTGCATTACTGGAAGAAACAGCCCGTGATATTTCTTTTGCATTAGATGTTTTTGAAAAAGAAATGCTACGTAAAAGAGCAGAAGCAGTGATATTGGAAAGAGAGCGGCGGTATCAGACGCTTGCAGAATCATCCCCGGTAGGAATATTTCATACAGATGCTTCCGGTTATACCACATATGTTAACCCAATGTGGAGTCTTATTTCTGGTTTACCTTTTCAGGAGGCATTGGGAGATGGCTGGTTTAGTGTGGTACATCCGGAAGACAAACCCGCATTGGTAAAAGGCTGGCAGGAAGCAACAAAGAAACAGACAACATCATCTACAGAGTATCGATTTGTGCGCCCCGACGGAACAATTGCATGGGTTATTGGACAGGCTGTTCCTGAAAGAAATGCGGAGCATGAAATAATAGGATATGTTGGTACTATCACTGATATTACAGAGCATAAAAAAGCAGAACAAGAAATAGCGAGAATATACAAAGAAAAAGAAACAGCATTAAACCGAATCAAGGACAGGGTAATATCTCTTGATAATGAATGGCGGTATACTTTTTTGAATGATGCTGCAATGGTTATACACCCGGAAGGCAAAAAAGAAATTATAGGCAAAACAATTTGGGAAGTACACCCGGAACTTATCGGCACTAATTTCCAAAAGAATTATCAGGATGCGATGCGCGCCAAGAAAGTGGTTGAGTTTGAAGATTATTATGCGCCTATGGATAGCTGGTTTTTTGCAAAAGTATATCCTTCTGATGATGGGTTAACAGTCTTTTATAAAGATATAACAGAGCAAAAAAAAGCTGAAGAAGATATTAGAAGTACTAACGAAAAATTACGGCAGTTAACAACACACCTGCAAACCATAAGAGAAGAAGAGCGTAAAAGAATCGGCCGTGAAATACATGATGAACTTGGGCAACAGCTTACCGCCATAAAAATGGATGTTGCATGGATAGATAAAAAAATACCGGAAGAAACAACGCTTCTAAAAGCCAAATTAAAAAACATTATGACCTTGCTTGACGGAAGTAACCAATCAATAAGAAGGATATTGAGTGAACTGCGTCCCGGCGTTTTAGACGAAAATGGATTGCTGGAAGCTATGCAATGGTTAGACAGCCAGTTTACTGCCAATACCGGCATACCTGTTATATTTTCTACGGTTGAAAAAAAGATCAGATCATCCGAGCCAATTGCAAACTGCATTTTCAGGGTGTATCAGGAGGCTTTAACCAATATTACCAGGTATGCAAATGCACATAAAGTTTTCAGCTCTTTAAATATTACAGGTGATAATATTGTTGTAACTATTGAAGATGATGGGCAGGGTTTCGATATGGCATCTGTAAAAAATAAAAAATCTTTTGGTATCTTAGGAATGAAAGAAAGAGTGCTTTCACTGGGTGGAGCATTTGAGTTAATTTCTTCTCCAGGTAAAGGAACAAAGATTATTATCAGCCTGCCTTATATTACTTCAGATAACAGTTAA
- a CDS encoding PAS domain-containing protein, translating to MPEANTKISELIELNDELENYFRNTIIPQLYIDGNLILRKYTPPAMKQFNISDDDMGKSIIEIHDNFRFPTIINDIQEVIGSNEVLEKEIQTTDYRWFEMNIIPYIERRTNKTNGVIITFVDITMRINDLKEREKLIADYETLLDTISHDIKILWLICQWLLTCSKILLLITKKNFNHF from the coding sequence ATGCCTGAAGCAAATACTAAAATAAGTGAGCTGATAGAGCTGAATGATGAACTGGAAAATTATTTTAGAAATACCATTATACCACAGTTATATATTGATGGCAATCTTATATTAAGGAAATACACGCCACCAGCCATGAAACAGTTTAATATATCTGATGATGATATGGGTAAATCAATTATTGAAATTCATGATAATTTTCGCTTCCCTACAATCATAAACGACATTCAGGAAGTAATAGGCAGTAATGAAGTTCTTGAGAAAGAAATTCAAACTACTGATTACAGGTGGTTCGAAATGAATATTATTCCATATATAGAACGCAGGACTAATAAAACAAATGGCGTAATCATAACATTTGTGGATATTACAATGCGTATTAACGATTTAAAAGAACGTGAGAAGCTGATTGCAGATTATGAAACCCTCCTGGATACCATTTCCCATGATATAAAAATCCTTTGGCTAATTTGTCAATGGCTGTTGACCTGTTCAAAAATACTTCTCCTGATAACCAAAAAGAATTTCAATCACTTTTAA
- a CDS encoding sensor histidine kinase translates to MAVDLFKNTSPDNQKEFQSLLKIVDSSLSKMYKIIIELMDTRKEGPKYKAEEEVLNFKHILEDVRLTLNNNISASGAIIKSEINITEITFSKRKLRSIIYNLVSNAIKFKSPDRKPQIFIKTEREGNFIVISVKDNGIGIDAGKFDAIFSKYYRIENAIEGSGIGLYLVKELVNNSGGKIVLESELGTGSEFKIYLKPE, encoded by the coding sequence ATGGCTGTTGACCTGTTCAAAAATACTTCTCCTGATAACCAAAAAGAATTTCAATCACTTTTAAAAATTGTAGATAGTTCCTTGTCGAAAATGTATAAAATAATTATTGAATTAATGGATACAAGGAAGGAAGGACCAAAATATAAAGCTGAAGAAGAGGTTTTAAATTTCAAACATATACTGGAAGATGTCCGACTTACACTTAATAATAATATTTCAGCATCGGGAGCAATTATAAAAAGTGAAATAAATATTACGGAAATTACTTTTTCCAAAAGAAAGTTAAGAAGCATTATTTATAACCTTGTAAGCAATGCCATAAAATTTAAATCACCAGACAGAAAGCCTCAAATTTTTATTAAAACAGAAAGAGAAGGAAATTTCATTGTTATTTCTGTAAAGGATAATGGCATCGGCATTGATGCAGGTAAGTTTGATGCTATTTTTTCAAAATATTATCGCATTGAAAATGCTATTGAGGGTTCCGGCATTGGATTATATCTGGTAAAAGAGCTCGTAAATAATTCAGGAGGAAAAATTGTATTAGAAAGTGAATTGGGTACAGGCTCAGAATTTAAAATATACTTAAAGCCTGAATAA
- a CDS encoding RNA recognition motif domain-containing protein, producing MNIYVSNLSFNVQDEDLKEFFTPYGEVTSAKVINDRETGRSRGFGFVEMSDDAAGKKAIAELDGATVENRAISVTVAKPKEDRPARGNGGGGYNNGNSYNKNRY from the coding sequence ATGAACATTTATGTTTCTAATTTAAGCTTCAACGTACAGGATGAAGACTTAAAAGAATTTTTTACTCCTTATGGAGAAGTAACCTCAGCTAAAGTTATCAACGACAGAGAAACAGGCAGATCAAGAGGCTTTGGCTTCGTTGAAATGTCTGACGATGCTGCTGGTAAAAAAGCTATTGCTGAACTTGATGGCGCAACTGTAGAAAACAGGGCTATCAGCGTAACAGTAGCTAAACCAAAAGAAGACAGGCCTGCACGTGGCAACGGTGGCGGCGGTTACAACAACGGAAATAGTTATAATAAAAACAGGTATTAA
- the porW gene encoding type IX secretion system periplasmic lipoprotein PorW/SprE — MRKSLLNIFLTVFLAIISLTVFSQPGTTVELDKPKQYENRTLSSEKSDQKKFKYPKRVYQNGITHYNYYFNAENKLNEILDGAKKSFKDDYTKLLPFYNYTLDVTATSGELDSVIYKCNAGILLHDLRNDWIDNLYLLLGEAYFYRKNFDSANAVFRYINYAWAPKEEGGYDIPVGSNVSGNGVFSVATKENNSLVQKVFATPPSRNESLLWQARNDMETDNFGEAGGILEILQHDPVFPARLQPALHELVAYWNYKQGIADSSAAHLIKALEAAGSNLEKARMEFLIAQLYEKTDSIEKAIAWYSKSAAHTTDPVMEVYANLNSIKASGSKDENVLKEKLDNLQKMAKRDKYYGYRDIIYYAIAQVELDMKNDSAAAIMLKKSIYYNTEENPEQRSKSFLLLADINYNDSKYVDSKNFYDSVETSSITDEQDLKRIDLRKEALTIIAADVIVINREDSLREVAALPKDKRDALIKKTVRSLRKQKGLSEEPELSINPAVQQPQPADLFNANTSASNKDWYFNNLQLKSSGANQFRATWGNRPNADNWRRLAGIKQEKAGDDQKDDNDTDTGDDSTEVVANTGEPLLTDSTGEITYESLLALLPLTDEQMKASNEKIADALFLNGQAFQDKLEDYPAAIKTYIELLEKYPDTKNKEQALFNLYYCYNKTGDKAGAAAVAGTLSKNFPEGDFTAKIKNARKNAEKQSDPATAKYKEIYDLFVSGEFEKAEAAKVIADSTYGNSYWTPQLLYIESIYYVSKRDDSTAIEKLTNLQNMYAQTPLAEKAATMIDVLGRRKEIENYLTNLDIKRYQEDAGPVVNLETPKTVFEKVDTKRDSLVSKPVTQIAKSNVDTTNKVAAPVIKSYEFNAKDPQYVVVLLDKVAPVFVSEAKNAFNKYNQVNFYNQKLNITPVPLDERYNLVLIGPFTDAAVAVEYVDKVKPVTGSRIIPWLTPDKYTYSIISESNLAIMKEIKDVDSYKKLIDKVLPGKF; from the coding sequence ATGCGTAAATCGTTGTTGAATATATTTTTAACCGTATTTCTTGCCATTATTTCGCTAACCGTTTTTTCCCAGCCGGGAACCACAGTTGAGCTGGATAAACCGAAGCAATACGAGAACCGCACTTTAAGTTCTGAAAAAAGTGACCAAAAGAAATTTAAATATCCAAAACGGGTTTACCAGAACGGTATTACGCATTACAATTATTACTTCAACGCAGAGAATAAATTAAACGAAATCCTGGACGGCGCAAAAAAGTCGTTCAAAGACGATTATACCAAACTACTTCCTTTTTACAATTATACGCTTGATGTTACAGCCACCAGCGGAGAACTTGATTCGGTTATCTATAAATGTAATGCAGGTATTTTATTACATGACCTGCGTAATGACTGGATTGATAATCTATACCTTTTACTTGGAGAGGCCTATTTCTACCGTAAGAATTTTGATTCGGCTAATGCTGTCTTTCGTTATATCAATTATGCATGGGCGCCAAAGGAAGAAGGTGGTTATGATATTCCTGTGGGCAGTAATGTTTCGGGAAACGGTGTTTTTAGCGTGGCCACTAAAGAGAATAATTCTTTGGTGCAAAAAGTTTTTGCTACACCACCCAGCCGCAACGAGTCTTTATTGTGGCAGGCGAGGAATGATATGGAGACGGATAATTTTGGCGAAGCAGGAGGCATTCTTGAAATTCTTCAGCATGATCCGGTATTTCCTGCCCGGTTGCAACCTGCGTTACACGAACTGGTGGCCTACTGGAATTATAAACAAGGCATTGCCGATAGTTCTGCGGCGCATCTTATAAAAGCATTGGAAGCAGCTGGCAGCAACCTTGAAAAAGCAAGAATGGAATTTCTGATTGCGCAGTTATATGAAAAAACTGACAGCATAGAGAAAGCAATTGCATGGTACAGCAAAAGTGCAGCTCACACTACAGATCCTGTAATGGAAGTGTATGCCAATCTCAATAGCATTAAAGCATCTGGCAGTAAGGATGAAAATGTATTGAAAGAAAAGCTTGATAATTTGCAGAAGATGGCAAAACGCGATAAATATTATGGTTACCGCGATATTATTTATTATGCTATTGCACAGGTAGAACTTGATATGAAAAATGATTCGGCTGCTGCTATTATGCTGAAGAAAAGTATTTATTACAACACGGAAGAAAATCCTGAACAAAGAAGTAAATCTTTCCTGCTGCTGGCAGACATCAATTACAATGATAGTAAATATGTTGACTCAAAAAATTTTTACGATAGTGTGGAAACTTCTTCTATAACAGACGAACAAGACCTTAAAAGAATTGACTTGCGTAAAGAAGCACTTACAATTATTGCAGCCGATGTGATTGTAATCAACAGGGAAGACAGCCTCCGGGAAGTGGCTGCTTTGCCTAAAGACAAACGGGATGCATTGATAAAAAAAACTGTACGGAGTTTACGCAAGCAAAAAGGGCTTTCAGAAGAACCGGAATTAAGTATAAACCCCGCTGTGCAACAGCCACAGCCCGCCGATCTTTTTAATGCTAACACCAGTGCAAGTAATAAGGATTGGTACTTTAATAATCTTCAGTTAAAGAGCAGTGGCGCTAATCAGTTCCGCGCTACATGGGGCAACAGGCCTAATGCGGATAACTGGCGCAGACTTGCCGGCATCAAGCAGGAAAAAGCCGGCGATGACCAAAAAGACGATAATGATACAGATACAGGAGATGACTCAACTGAAGTAGTTGCAAATACAGGAGAACCTTTGTTAACGGATTCAACCGGTGAAATTACTTACGAGAGTTTATTAGCATTATTGCCATTAACTGATGAACAAATGAAAGCATCAAATGAAAAGATTGCCGATGCTTTGTTCCTTAATGGCCAGGCTTTCCAGGATAAGTTAGAAGATTATCCTGCCGCCATAAAAACCTATATTGAATTACTGGAAAAATATCCTGATACAAAAAATAAAGAACAGGCATTGTTTAATCTTTATTATTGTTACAACAAAACAGGCGACAAGGCAGGTGCAGCAGCAGTAGCTGGTACACTTTCAAAGAATTTTCCTGAAGGTGATTTTACAGCTAAAATAAAAAATGCCCGTAAAAATGCAGAGAAGCAAAGCGATCCTGCTACGGCAAAATATAAAGAAATATACGATCTCTTTGTTTCCGGTGAATTTGAAAAAGCCGAAGCAGCTAAAGTTATTGCAGACAGCACTTATGGTAATAGCTATTGGACACCACAGTTGCTTTATATAGAATCTATTTACTACGTTTCAAAAAGAGACGACAGCACGGCTATTGAAAAATTAACTAACCTGCAAAACATGTATGCGCAAACACCGCTTGCAGAAAAAGCAGCCACTATGATAGATGTGCTTGGCCGCAGAAAAGAAATTGAGAACTATCTTACCAATCTTGATATTAAACGTTACCAAGAAGATGCTGGCCCTGTTGTAAATCTTGAAACACCAAAGACTGTTTTTGAAAAAGTAGATACCAAACGCGATTCCCTTGTATCAAAACCGGTAACGCAAATTGCCAAATCAAATGTTGATACAACCAACAAAGTTGCGGCTCCTGTTATAAAATCTTATGAGTTTAATGCAAAAGATCCGCAATATGTAGTTGTGTTGCTCGATAAAGTAGCGCCTGTTTTTGTAAGCGAAGCGAAGAATGCATTCAATAAATACAACCAGGTAAATTTCTACAATCAGAAATTAAATATTACGCCTGTGCCACTTGATGAGCGTTATAATCTTGTGCTCATCGGCCCTTTTACAGATGCGGCCGTAGCAGTTGAGTACGTTGATAAAGTAAAACCTGTAACCGGCAGCCGCATTATCCCATGGCTCACCCCTGATAAATACACTTACAGTATTATCAGCGAAAGCAACCTTGCTATTATGAAAGAAATTAAAGATGTAGACAGTTATAAAAAACTAATAGATAAAGTATTGCCCGGCAAGTTTTAA
- a CDS encoding endonuclease/exonuclease/phosphatase family protein, whose translation MKIITWNCNMAFRKKAATVFRLQPDVLVIPECEHPDKLMFINIDVQPTQILWFGANHHKGLAIIAFNNYKLKLLDVHNPAFKMIIPIRVTGNKRKFNLFAVWANNPQDKDGKYVEQVWKAVNHYDKYLKKTSTILAGDFNSNAIWDRKRRIGNHSTVVKRLEEKGIYSTYHQHHKQMQGKEEHPTFFLYKNKDKPYHLDYCFVSKDLLQKLRSVEIGDHTFWMQYSDHVPVIVRFDD comes from the coding sequence ATGAAGATCATTACCTGGAATTGTAATATGGCTTTCCGAAAAAAAGCAGCAACAGTATTTCGGCTTCAGCCAGACGTTCTTGTTATACCCGAATGCGAGCATCCCGATAAATTAATGTTTATAAACATTGATGTTCAGCCAACACAAATACTTTGGTTTGGCGCAAATCACCATAAAGGTCTTGCCATAATTGCTTTCAATAATTACAAACTCAAACTACTGGATGTTCATAATCCTGCATTTAAAATGATCATCCCCATTCGTGTTACGGGTAATAAAAGAAAGTTTAATTTGTTCGCTGTCTGGGCAAATAATCCTCAAGATAAAGATGGGAAATATGTTGAGCAGGTTTGGAAAGCTGTAAATCATTATGATAAATATTTAAAGAAGACCTCAACAATACTTGCCGGCGATTTTAACAGCAACGCTATATGGGACAGAAAACGCAGGATCGGCAATCACTCAACAGTTGTAAAACGTCTTGAAGAAAAGGGTATTTACAGCACTTACCACCAACATCACAAACAGATGCAGGGCAAAGAAGAACATCCAACATTTTTTTTATACAAGAATAAAGACAAACCGTACCATCTTGATTATTGTTTTGTTTCTAAAGATCTGCTTCAAAAGCTGAGATCTGTTGAAATTGGCGATCATACTTTTTGGATGCAGTATAGCGACCATGTTCCTGTAATCGTGCGTTTTGATGATTGA
- a CDS encoding YciI family protein: MKDFMFIFRNTTDRPSATPEEMQSNMQLWFAWVEKLKNQGIYVAGEPLTPAGKVLKGKQTVITDGPFAESKEVVGGFFIIKADTIEQAAELAKDCPDLPGSGTVEVREVMKM; this comes from the coding sequence ATGAAAGATTTTATGTTCATTTTCCGTAACACCACAGACAGACCTTCTGCCACACCAGAAGAAATGCAAAGCAATATGCAGCTTTGGTTTGCATGGGTGGAAAAATTAAAAAACCAGGGCATTTATGTAGCCGGCGAGCCATTAACACCAGCCGGCAAAGTATTGAAAGGAAAACAAACTGTAATAACAGATGGTCCATTTGCTGAAAGCAAAGAAGTTGTGGGTGGCTTTTTTATTATTAAAGCCGATACAATTGAGCAGGCTGCAGAACTTGCAAAGGATTGCCCCGACCTTCCCGGCAGCGGAACTGTTGAAGTGCGTGAAGTAATGAAAATGTAA
- a CDS encoding RNA polymerase sigma factor, protein MQEDPSNEILVDHLFRHEAGKMIAVLTRLFGMHNLSMAEDVVQDAFLKATQTWKFKTVPDNPSAWLMQVAKNKALDILRRKNVADHYSLELSTQLQEATGNYVDQVFLDTEIEDSQLQLIFACCHPSLKEEDKVALTLKTVSGFGVKEIANALLTQEETIQKRIYRAKQFIQQNNIELEIPTGKALQQRLDTVHTVLYLIFNEGYNASKSDELIRKDICAEAMRLCLLLCEHKTVTHPASFALLALMCFQASRFESRLDKNNTIILLQQQDRSSWNRELIDRGYYYLNKSSSGENITVYHIESAIAAEHCLAKNFASTNFTRLLHLYNMLYQMKPTPIVQMNKAIVLSYTGKTKEAIELMRSIEGIELLLKTQYMFNAVLGELHIRNNQSQQATDYLEKALQLTQSDAEKKLLKEKINTLRSIQWS, encoded by the coding sequence ATGCAGGAAGATCCATCAAATGAAATTTTAGTAGATCATCTTTTCCGCCACGAAGCGGGAAAGATGATTGCTGTGCTTACACGTTTATTTGGTATGCACAATCTTTCTATGGCTGAAGATGTAGTGCAGGATGCATTTCTAAAAGCTACACAAACATGGAAATTTAAAACTGTACCCGATAACCCTTCTGCGTGGTTAATGCAAGTCGCAAAAAATAAAGCACTGGATATTTTACGCAGAAAAAATGTTGCCGATCACTATTCTCTAGAACTCTCCACTCAACTACAGGAAGCAACAGGTAATTATGTTGACCAGGTTTTTCTTGACACAGAAATTGAAGACAGTCAGTTGCAATTGATATTCGCTTGTTGTCATCCTTCATTAAAAGAAGAAGATAAGGTTGCATTGACATTGAAAACTGTTTCGGGTTTTGGTGTAAAAGAAATTGCGAATGCTTTGCTTACGCAGGAAGAAACGATTCAAAAAAGAATATACAGAGCAAAACAATTTATACAGCAAAATAATATTGAGCTTGAAATACCTACCGGAAAAGCATTACAGCAAAGACTTGATACAGTACATACAGTTTTATATTTAATTTTCAATGAAGGTTATAATGCTAGCAAATCTGATGAACTGATAAGAAAGGATATTTGTGCAGAAGCCATGCGTTTATGTTTGTTATTGTGCGAACATAAAACTGTTACACATCCTGCATCTTTTGCGCTGCTTGCCTTGATGTGTTTCCAGGCTTCAAGATTTGAAAGCAGGCTTGATAAAAATAATACCATCATTCTTTTGCAACAACAGGACAGAAGTTCGTGGAATCGTGAACTGATAGATCGTGGTTATTATTATTTAAATAAATCTTCTTCGGGCGAAAACATCACGGTCTATCATATAGAATCTGCTATTGCTGCAGAACATTGTCTTGCAAAAAATTTTGCGTCAACAAATTTTACACGATTGTTGCACCTGTACAATATGCTTTATCAAATGAAGCCCACGCCCATTGTGCAAATGAACAAAGCCATCGTGCTTTCTTACACAGGAAAAACAAAAGAGGCTATTGAACTGATGCGTTCAATAGAAGGCATTGAACTTTTATTGAAGACTCAATATATGTTCAACGCTGTGCTTGGTGAGTTACATATAAGAAATAACCAGTCACAACAAGCTACAGATTATTTAGAAAAAGCTCTACAGCTTACACAAAGTGATGCAGAAAAAAAATTGTTGAAAGAGAAGATCAACACATTACGCAGTATACAATGGTCATAA